A section of the Mangifera indica cultivar Alphonso unplaced genomic scaffold, CATAS_Mindica_2.1 Un_0153, whole genome shotgun sequence genome encodes:
- the LOC123208199 gene encoding E3 SUMO-protein ligase SIZ1-like isoform X3, which yields MWAKKSTVSKEDVAKLVDDTYSKLQISVAPDLASKGQAVSNSSNMKNKVELDDSVQPDTKVRCSCGNSLESELMIKCEDPRCHVRQHKNCVIIPEKPMEGMPPDPDLFYCEICRLSRADPFWVTIANPLYPVKLTTTNVPTDGANPVQSVEKTFPLTRADRDLLSKQEYDVQAWCMLLNDKVPFRMQWPQYADLQVNGVPVRAINRPGSQLLGANGRDDGPIITPWTKDGINKIFLTGCDARIFCLGVRIVKRQTVQQILNLIPKESEGERFEDALARVCRCVGGGNAADNADSDSDLEVVADAIGVNLRCPMSGSRMKVAGRFKPCAHMGCFDLDVFVELNQRSRKWQCPICLKNYSLENVIIDPYFNRIASKMRNCGEDIAEIEVKPDGSWRVKTKSESERREVGDLALWHFPNGSICAPVEEVKPIVETLKHVKQEGTSEGHVGLKLGIRKNSNGFWEVSKPEDINTSSGNRLQGKLENHEPKVIPMSSSGTGSGRDGEDPSVNQDGGGTFDFASNGIELDSISLNLDPTYGFTDPNPSAPIANPNFIVLSDSEDENDLLISPGNVYRENQTDAGGVNFSIPPTGYVDNFPDTLGSIGAGGNSCLGLFAANDNDFGMPLWSLPSGTQGSPGFQLFTSNADVPDTLVDLQHGPINCQTQMNGYTLAPDTAMEPSSLVPDSSIGQPAADLSDGLVDNPLAFDREDPSLQIFLPTRPSDVSVQSDLGDQADVSNGIRTDDWISLSLGGGAIGGHSEPPAANGLNARQPVQSGEGAVDSVADTASLLLSMNDRRSEKASRQRSDSPFIFPRQKRSVKPRLYLSIDSDSSE from the exons ATGTGGGCAAAGAAGAGTACTGTGAGTAAGGAAGATGTGGCCAAACTGGTAGATGATACATATAG TAAATTGCAGATCTCTGTGGCCCCTGACTTAGCATCAAAGGGACAGGCCGTTTCAAATAGcagtaacatgaaaaataaagtgGAACTGGATGACTCTGTTCAGCCAGATACTAAAGTTCGATGTTCTTGTGGAAATTCGCTGGAATCTGAGTTAATGATCAAG TGTGAGGACCCCAGATGCCATGTGCGGCAGCACAAGAATTGTGTAATAATCCCAGAGAAACCCATGGAGGGAATGCCACCTGATCCTGACTTGTTTTATTGTGAAATCTGTAGACTCAGCCGAGCTGACCC CTTTTGGGTTACAATTGCAAATCCTTTATACCCTGTCAAATTGACAACTACAAATGTTCCAACGGATGG TGCAAACCCAGTGCAGAGTGTGGAGAAAACATTTCCACTCACTAGGGCAGACAGGGACTTACTTTCAAAGCAAGAGTATGATGTTCAG GCATGGTGTATGCTTTTGAATGACAAAGTTCCATTTAGAATGCAGTGGCCACAGTATGCTGATCTACAGGTCAATG GTGTACCTGTTCGAGCTATTAATAGACCTGGCTCACAACTACTTGGTGCTAATGGTCGTGATGATGGTCCAATT ATTACACCATGGACGAAAGatggaattaataaaattttcttgactGGATGTGATGCTCGCATCTTCTGTTTAGGGGTTAGAATTGTAAAGCGGCAAACAGTTCAACAG ATTCTCAATTTGATTCCTAAGGAGTCTGAAGGTGAGCGTTTTGAAGATGCTCTTGCTCGTGTTTGTCGTTGCGTTGGTGGTGGGAATGCAGCAGATAATGCTGACAGTGATAGTGATTTAGAAGTTGTTGCTGATGCTATTGGTGTCAATTTACGTTGTCCT ATGAGTGGTTCAAGGATGAAGGTTGCTGGAAGATTTAAACCCTGTGCTCATATGGGCTGTTTTGATCTTGATGTTTTTGTGGAGCTCAACCAACGTTCTAGAAAG TGGCAGTGCCCAATTTGTCTAAAGAACTACTCATTGGAAAATGTAATTATTGATCCTTATTTCAATCGGATTGCATCTAAG ATGAGGAACTGTGGAGAAGACATAGCTGAAATTGAGGTGAAGCCGGATGGTTCCTGGCGtgtaaaaacaaaaagtgaaaGTGAGCGTAGGGAGGTTGGGGATCTGGCGCTTTGGCACTTTCCAAATGGCTCTATTTGTGCCCCTGTTGAGGAAGTTAAACCAATAGTGGAAACATTGAAGCATGTTAAACAAGAAGGTACTTCTGAAGGTCATGTTGGTTTGAAACTTGGAATCAGGAAGAATAGCAATGGTTTCTGGGAAGTAAGCAAACCTGAAGATATAAATACCTCTTCTGGTAATAGATTGCAGGGAAAGTTAGAGAATCATGAGCCAAAAGTTATCCCAATGAGTAGCAGTGGCACTGGAAGTGGTAGGGATGGTGAAGATCCAAGTGTAAATCAGGATGGTGGTGGGACTTTTGATTTTGCTAGCAATGGAATTGAGCTTGATTCTATATCATTGAATCTTGATCCAACATATGGATTTACTGACCCAAATCCATCTGCACCAATTGCAAATCcaaattttattgttcttaGTGATTCAGAAGATGAAAATGACCTACTAATATCGCCTGGGAATGTATACAGGGAAAATCAAACTGATGCTGGTGGCGTTAATTTTTCAATACCCCCTACTGGATATGTTGATAACTTTCCTGATACTTTGGGTTCTATAGGTGCTGGTGGGAATTCTTGCTTGGGTCTCTTTGCTGCCAATGATAATGATTTTGGAATGCCCCTCTGGTCATTACCTTCTGGAACCCAAGGTTCCCCAGGTTTTCAGCTATTCACTTCAAATGCAGATGTTCCAGACACCTTGGTGGATCTACAGCATGGTCCCATTAACTGTCAGACACAGATGAATGGCTATACATTGGCTCCGGACACTGCAATGGAACCTTCATCTCTGGTCCCAGATTCTTCTATTGGTCAGCCTGCTGCTGACCTCAGTGATGGTTTAGTTGACAATCCCTTGGCATTTGATAGGGAAGATCCGTCTCTTCAAATATTTCTTCCAACAAGGCCTTCAGATGTGTCAGTGCAATCTGATTTGGGAGACCAAGCCGATGTGTCAAATGGTATCCGCACTGACGATTGGATCTCTCTTAGCCTTGGGGGCGGTGCCATTGGTGGTCACAGTGAACCACCCGCTGCAAATGGATTAAATGCAAGGCAGCCAGTACAGTCTGGAGAAGGTGCCGTGGATTCTGTGGCTGACACTG CTTCTTTGCTTCTCAGTATGAATGACAGAAGATCTGAGAAGGCAAGCAGGCAAAGGTCAGATAGCCCTTTCATCTTCCCTCGCCAGAAACGTTCTGTAAAACCGCGGTTGTATCTTTCTATCGACTCAGACTCGTCTGAATAG
- the LOC123208199 gene encoding E3 SUMO-protein ligase SIZ1-like isoform X1, producing MDLITSCKDKLAYFRIKELKDILTQLGLSKQGKKQDLLDRILAILSDEQVSKMWAKKSTVSKEDVAKLVDDTYSKLQISVAPDLASKGQAVSNSSNMKNKVELDDSVQPDTKVRCSCGNSLESELMIKCEDPRCHVRQHKNCVIIPEKPMEGMPPDPDLFYCEICRLSRADPFWVTIANPLYPVKLTTTNVPTDGANPVQSVEKTFPLTRADRDLLSKQEYDVQAWCMLLNDKVPFRMQWPQYADLQVNGVPVRAINRPGSQLLGANGRDDGPIITPWTKDGINKIFLTGCDARIFCLGVRIVKRQTVQQILNLIPKESEGERFEDALARVCRCVGGGNAADNADSDSDLEVVADAIGVNLRCPMSGSRMKVAGRFKPCAHMGCFDLDVFVELNQRSRKWQCPICLKNYSLENVIIDPYFNRIASKMRNCGEDIAEIEVKPDGSWRVKTKSESERREVGDLALWHFPNGSICAPVEEVKPIVETLKHVKQEGTSEGHVGLKLGIRKNSNGFWEVSKPEDINTSSGNRLQGKLENHEPKVIPMSSSGTGSGRDGEDPSVNQDGGGTFDFASNGIELDSISLNLDPTYGFTDPNPSAPIANPNFIVLSDSEDENDLLISPGNVYRENQTDAGGVNFSIPPTGYVDNFPDTLGSIGAGGNSCLGLFAANDNDFGMPLWSLPSGTQGSPGFQLFTSNADVPDTLVDLQHGPINCQTQMNGYTLAPDTAMEPSSLVPDSSIGQPAADLSDGLVDNPLAFDREDPSLQIFLPTRPSDVSVQSDLGDQADVSNGIRTDDWISLSLGGGAIGGHSEPPAANGLNARQPVQSGEGAVDSVADTASLLLSMNDRRSEKASRQRSDSPFIFPRQKRSVKPRLYLSIDSDSSE from the exons ATGGATTTGATTACGAGCTGCAAG GACAAATTGGCATACTTCCGAATAAAGGAGCTCAAAGATATACTCACTCAATTAGGTCTTTCGAAGCAGGGAAAGAAACAG GATCTTCTTGATCGGATATTAGCCATTCTATCTGATGAACAAG ttTCCAAGATGTGGGCAAAGAAGAGTACTGTGAGTAAGGAAGATGTGGCCAAACTGGTAGATGATACATATAG TAAATTGCAGATCTCTGTGGCCCCTGACTTAGCATCAAAGGGACAGGCCGTTTCAAATAGcagtaacatgaaaaataaagtgGAACTGGATGACTCTGTTCAGCCAGATACTAAAGTTCGATGTTCTTGTGGAAATTCGCTGGAATCTGAGTTAATGATCAAG TGTGAGGACCCCAGATGCCATGTGCGGCAGCACAAGAATTGTGTAATAATCCCAGAGAAACCCATGGAGGGAATGCCACCTGATCCTGACTTGTTTTATTGTGAAATCTGTAGACTCAGCCGAGCTGACCC CTTTTGGGTTACAATTGCAAATCCTTTATACCCTGTCAAATTGACAACTACAAATGTTCCAACGGATGG TGCAAACCCAGTGCAGAGTGTGGAGAAAACATTTCCACTCACTAGGGCAGACAGGGACTTACTTTCAAAGCAAGAGTATGATGTTCAG GCATGGTGTATGCTTTTGAATGACAAAGTTCCATTTAGAATGCAGTGGCCACAGTATGCTGATCTACAGGTCAATG GTGTACCTGTTCGAGCTATTAATAGACCTGGCTCACAACTACTTGGTGCTAATGGTCGTGATGATGGTCCAATT ATTACACCATGGACGAAAGatggaattaataaaattttcttgactGGATGTGATGCTCGCATCTTCTGTTTAGGGGTTAGAATTGTAAAGCGGCAAACAGTTCAACAG ATTCTCAATTTGATTCCTAAGGAGTCTGAAGGTGAGCGTTTTGAAGATGCTCTTGCTCGTGTTTGTCGTTGCGTTGGTGGTGGGAATGCAGCAGATAATGCTGACAGTGATAGTGATTTAGAAGTTGTTGCTGATGCTATTGGTGTCAATTTACGTTGTCCT ATGAGTGGTTCAAGGATGAAGGTTGCTGGAAGATTTAAACCCTGTGCTCATATGGGCTGTTTTGATCTTGATGTTTTTGTGGAGCTCAACCAACGTTCTAGAAAG TGGCAGTGCCCAATTTGTCTAAAGAACTACTCATTGGAAAATGTAATTATTGATCCTTATTTCAATCGGATTGCATCTAAG ATGAGGAACTGTGGAGAAGACATAGCTGAAATTGAGGTGAAGCCGGATGGTTCCTGGCGtgtaaaaacaaaaagtgaaaGTGAGCGTAGGGAGGTTGGGGATCTGGCGCTTTGGCACTTTCCAAATGGCTCTATTTGTGCCCCTGTTGAGGAAGTTAAACCAATAGTGGAAACATTGAAGCATGTTAAACAAGAAGGTACTTCTGAAGGTCATGTTGGTTTGAAACTTGGAATCAGGAAGAATAGCAATGGTTTCTGGGAAGTAAGCAAACCTGAAGATATAAATACCTCTTCTGGTAATAGATTGCAGGGAAAGTTAGAGAATCATGAGCCAAAAGTTATCCCAATGAGTAGCAGTGGCACTGGAAGTGGTAGGGATGGTGAAGATCCAAGTGTAAATCAGGATGGTGGTGGGACTTTTGATTTTGCTAGCAATGGAATTGAGCTTGATTCTATATCATTGAATCTTGATCCAACATATGGATTTACTGACCCAAATCCATCTGCACCAATTGCAAATCcaaattttattgttcttaGTGATTCAGAAGATGAAAATGACCTACTAATATCGCCTGGGAATGTATACAGGGAAAATCAAACTGATGCTGGTGGCGTTAATTTTTCAATACCCCCTACTGGATATGTTGATAACTTTCCTGATACTTTGGGTTCTATAGGTGCTGGTGGGAATTCTTGCTTGGGTCTCTTTGCTGCCAATGATAATGATTTTGGAATGCCCCTCTGGTCATTACCTTCTGGAACCCAAGGTTCCCCAGGTTTTCAGCTATTCACTTCAAATGCAGATGTTCCAGACACCTTGGTGGATCTACAGCATGGTCCCATTAACTGTCAGACACAGATGAATGGCTATACATTGGCTCCGGACACTGCAATGGAACCTTCATCTCTGGTCCCAGATTCTTCTATTGGTCAGCCTGCTGCTGACCTCAGTGATGGTTTAGTTGACAATCCCTTGGCATTTGATAGGGAAGATCCGTCTCTTCAAATATTTCTTCCAACAAGGCCTTCAGATGTGTCAGTGCAATCTGATTTGGGAGACCAAGCCGATGTGTCAAATGGTATCCGCACTGACGATTGGATCTCTCTTAGCCTTGGGGGCGGTGCCATTGGTGGTCACAGTGAACCACCCGCTGCAAATGGATTAAATGCAAGGCAGCCAGTACAGTCTGGAGAAGGTGCCGTGGATTCTGTGGCTGACACTG CTTCTTTGCTTCTCAGTATGAATGACAGAAGATCTGAGAAGGCAAGCAGGCAAAGGTCAGATAGCCCTTTCATCTTCCCTCGCCAGAAACGTTCTGTAAAACCGCGGTTGTATCTTTCTATCGACTCAGACTCGTCTGAATAG
- the LOC123208199 gene encoding E3 SUMO-protein ligase SIZ1-like isoform X4, whose translation MKNKVELDDSVQPDTKVRCSCGNSLESELMIKCEDPRCHVRQHKNCVIIPEKPMEGMPPDPDLFYCEICRLSRADPFWVTIANPLYPVKLTTTNVPTDGANPVQSVEKTFPLTRADRDLLSKQEYDVQAWCMLLNDKVPFRMQWPQYADLQVNGVPVRAINRPGSQLLGANGRDDGPIITPWTKDGINKIFLTGCDARIFCLGVRIVKRQTVQQILNLIPKESEGERFEDALARVCRCVGGGNAADNADSDSDLEVVADAIGVNLRCPMSGSRMKVAGRFKPCAHMGCFDLDVFVELNQRSRKWQCPICLKNYSLENVIIDPYFNRIASKMRNCGEDIAEIEVKPDGSWRVKTKSESERREVGDLALWHFPNGSICAPVEEVKPIVETLKHVKQEGTSEGHVGLKLGIRKNSNGFWEVSKPEDINTSSGNRLQGKLENHEPKVIPMSSSGTGSGRDGEDPSVNQDGGGTFDFASNGIELDSISLNLDPTYGFTDPNPSAPIANPNFIVLSDSEDENDLLISPGNVYRENQTDAGGVNFSIPPTGYVDNFPDTLGSIGAGGNSCLGLFAANDNDFGMPLWSLPSGTQGSPGFQLFTSNADVPDTLVDLQHGPINCQTQMNGYTLAPDTAMEPSSLVPDSSIGQPAADLSDGLVDNPLAFDREDPSLQIFLPTRPSDVSVQSDLGDQADVSNGIRTDDWISLSLGGGAIGGHSEPPAANGLNARQPVQSGEGAVDSVADTASLLLSMNDRRSEKASRQRSDSPFIFPRQKRSVKPRLYLSIDSDSSE comes from the exons atgaaaaataaagtgGAACTGGATGACTCTGTTCAGCCAGATACTAAAGTTCGATGTTCTTGTGGAAATTCGCTGGAATCTGAGTTAATGATCAAG TGTGAGGACCCCAGATGCCATGTGCGGCAGCACAAGAATTGTGTAATAATCCCAGAGAAACCCATGGAGGGAATGCCACCTGATCCTGACTTGTTTTATTGTGAAATCTGTAGACTCAGCCGAGCTGACCC CTTTTGGGTTACAATTGCAAATCCTTTATACCCTGTCAAATTGACAACTACAAATGTTCCAACGGATGG TGCAAACCCAGTGCAGAGTGTGGAGAAAACATTTCCACTCACTAGGGCAGACAGGGACTTACTTTCAAAGCAAGAGTATGATGTTCAG GCATGGTGTATGCTTTTGAATGACAAAGTTCCATTTAGAATGCAGTGGCCACAGTATGCTGATCTACAGGTCAATG GTGTACCTGTTCGAGCTATTAATAGACCTGGCTCACAACTACTTGGTGCTAATGGTCGTGATGATGGTCCAATT ATTACACCATGGACGAAAGatggaattaataaaattttcttgactGGATGTGATGCTCGCATCTTCTGTTTAGGGGTTAGAATTGTAAAGCGGCAAACAGTTCAACAG ATTCTCAATTTGATTCCTAAGGAGTCTGAAGGTGAGCGTTTTGAAGATGCTCTTGCTCGTGTTTGTCGTTGCGTTGGTGGTGGGAATGCAGCAGATAATGCTGACAGTGATAGTGATTTAGAAGTTGTTGCTGATGCTATTGGTGTCAATTTACGTTGTCCT ATGAGTGGTTCAAGGATGAAGGTTGCTGGAAGATTTAAACCCTGTGCTCATATGGGCTGTTTTGATCTTGATGTTTTTGTGGAGCTCAACCAACGTTCTAGAAAG TGGCAGTGCCCAATTTGTCTAAAGAACTACTCATTGGAAAATGTAATTATTGATCCTTATTTCAATCGGATTGCATCTAAG ATGAGGAACTGTGGAGAAGACATAGCTGAAATTGAGGTGAAGCCGGATGGTTCCTGGCGtgtaaaaacaaaaagtgaaaGTGAGCGTAGGGAGGTTGGGGATCTGGCGCTTTGGCACTTTCCAAATGGCTCTATTTGTGCCCCTGTTGAGGAAGTTAAACCAATAGTGGAAACATTGAAGCATGTTAAACAAGAAGGTACTTCTGAAGGTCATGTTGGTTTGAAACTTGGAATCAGGAAGAATAGCAATGGTTTCTGGGAAGTAAGCAAACCTGAAGATATAAATACCTCTTCTGGTAATAGATTGCAGGGAAAGTTAGAGAATCATGAGCCAAAAGTTATCCCAATGAGTAGCAGTGGCACTGGAAGTGGTAGGGATGGTGAAGATCCAAGTGTAAATCAGGATGGTGGTGGGACTTTTGATTTTGCTAGCAATGGAATTGAGCTTGATTCTATATCATTGAATCTTGATCCAACATATGGATTTACTGACCCAAATCCATCTGCACCAATTGCAAATCcaaattttattgttcttaGTGATTCAGAAGATGAAAATGACCTACTAATATCGCCTGGGAATGTATACAGGGAAAATCAAACTGATGCTGGTGGCGTTAATTTTTCAATACCCCCTACTGGATATGTTGATAACTTTCCTGATACTTTGGGTTCTATAGGTGCTGGTGGGAATTCTTGCTTGGGTCTCTTTGCTGCCAATGATAATGATTTTGGAATGCCCCTCTGGTCATTACCTTCTGGAACCCAAGGTTCCCCAGGTTTTCAGCTATTCACTTCAAATGCAGATGTTCCAGACACCTTGGTGGATCTACAGCATGGTCCCATTAACTGTCAGACACAGATGAATGGCTATACATTGGCTCCGGACACTGCAATGGAACCTTCATCTCTGGTCCCAGATTCTTCTATTGGTCAGCCTGCTGCTGACCTCAGTGATGGTTTAGTTGACAATCCCTTGGCATTTGATAGGGAAGATCCGTCTCTTCAAATATTTCTTCCAACAAGGCCTTCAGATGTGTCAGTGCAATCTGATTTGGGAGACCAAGCCGATGTGTCAAATGGTATCCGCACTGACGATTGGATCTCTCTTAGCCTTGGGGGCGGTGCCATTGGTGGTCACAGTGAACCACCCGCTGCAAATGGATTAAATGCAAGGCAGCCAGTACAGTCTGGAGAAGGTGCCGTGGATTCTGTGGCTGACACTG CTTCTTTGCTTCTCAGTATGAATGACAGAAGATCTGAGAAGGCAAGCAGGCAAAGGTCAGATAGCCCTTTCATCTTCCCTCGCCAGAAACGTTCTGTAAAACCGCGGTTGTATCTTTCTATCGACTCAGACTCGTCTGAATAG
- the LOC123208199 gene encoding E3 SUMO-protein ligase SIZ1-like isoform X2 encodes MDLITSCKDKLAYFRIKELKDILTQLGLSKQGKKQDLLDRILAILSDEQVSKMWAKKSTVSKEDVAKLVDDTYSKLQISVAPDLASKGQAVSNSSNMKNKVELDDSVQPDTKVRCSCGNSLESELMIKCEDPRCHVRQHKNCVIIPEKPMEGMPPDPDLFYCEICRLSRADPFWVTIANPLYPVKLTTTNVPTDGANPVQSVEKTFPLTRADRDLLSKQEYDVQAWCMLLNDKVPFRMQWPQYADLQVNGVPVRAINRPGSQLLGANGRDDGPIITPWTKDGINKIFLTGCDARIFCLGVRIVKRQTVQQILNLIPKESEGERFEDALARVCRCVGGGNAADNADSDSDLEVVADAIGVNLRCPMSGSRMKVAGRFKPCAHMGCFDLDVFVELNQRSRKWQCPICLKNYSLENVIIDPYFNRIASKMRNCGEDIAEIEVKPDGSWRVKTKSESERREVGDLALWHFPNGSICAPVEEVKPIVETLKHVKQEGTSEGHVGLKLGIRKNSNGFWEVSKPEDINTSSGNRLQGKLENHEPKVIPMSSSGTGSGRDGEDPSVNQDGGGTFDFASNGIELDSISLNLDPTYGFTDPNPSAPIANPNFIVLSDSEDENDLLISPGNVYRENQTDAGGVNFSIPPTGYVDNFPDTLGSIGAGGNSCLGLFAANDNDFGMPLWSLPSGTQGSPGFQLFTSNADVPDTLVDLQHGPINCQTQMNGYTLAPDTAMEPSSLVPDSSIGQPAADLSDGLVDNPLAFDREDPSLQIFLPTRPSDVSVQSDLGDQADVSNGIRTDDWISLSLGGGAIGGHSEPPAANGLNARQPVQSGEGAVDSVADTGLFPCSFKSYNIVEILDMIITD; translated from the exons ATGGATTTGATTACGAGCTGCAAG GACAAATTGGCATACTTCCGAATAAAGGAGCTCAAAGATATACTCACTCAATTAGGTCTTTCGAAGCAGGGAAAGAAACAG GATCTTCTTGATCGGATATTAGCCATTCTATCTGATGAACAAG ttTCCAAGATGTGGGCAAAGAAGAGTACTGTGAGTAAGGAAGATGTGGCCAAACTGGTAGATGATACATATAG TAAATTGCAGATCTCTGTGGCCCCTGACTTAGCATCAAAGGGACAGGCCGTTTCAAATAGcagtaacatgaaaaataaagtgGAACTGGATGACTCTGTTCAGCCAGATACTAAAGTTCGATGTTCTTGTGGAAATTCGCTGGAATCTGAGTTAATGATCAAG TGTGAGGACCCCAGATGCCATGTGCGGCAGCACAAGAATTGTGTAATAATCCCAGAGAAACCCATGGAGGGAATGCCACCTGATCCTGACTTGTTTTATTGTGAAATCTGTAGACTCAGCCGAGCTGACCC CTTTTGGGTTACAATTGCAAATCCTTTATACCCTGTCAAATTGACAACTACAAATGTTCCAACGGATGG TGCAAACCCAGTGCAGAGTGTGGAGAAAACATTTCCACTCACTAGGGCAGACAGGGACTTACTTTCAAAGCAAGAGTATGATGTTCAG GCATGGTGTATGCTTTTGAATGACAAAGTTCCATTTAGAATGCAGTGGCCACAGTATGCTGATCTACAGGTCAATG GTGTACCTGTTCGAGCTATTAATAGACCTGGCTCACAACTACTTGGTGCTAATGGTCGTGATGATGGTCCAATT ATTACACCATGGACGAAAGatggaattaataaaattttcttgactGGATGTGATGCTCGCATCTTCTGTTTAGGGGTTAGAATTGTAAAGCGGCAAACAGTTCAACAG ATTCTCAATTTGATTCCTAAGGAGTCTGAAGGTGAGCGTTTTGAAGATGCTCTTGCTCGTGTTTGTCGTTGCGTTGGTGGTGGGAATGCAGCAGATAATGCTGACAGTGATAGTGATTTAGAAGTTGTTGCTGATGCTATTGGTGTCAATTTACGTTGTCCT ATGAGTGGTTCAAGGATGAAGGTTGCTGGAAGATTTAAACCCTGTGCTCATATGGGCTGTTTTGATCTTGATGTTTTTGTGGAGCTCAACCAACGTTCTAGAAAG TGGCAGTGCCCAATTTGTCTAAAGAACTACTCATTGGAAAATGTAATTATTGATCCTTATTTCAATCGGATTGCATCTAAG ATGAGGAACTGTGGAGAAGACATAGCTGAAATTGAGGTGAAGCCGGATGGTTCCTGGCGtgtaaaaacaaaaagtgaaaGTGAGCGTAGGGAGGTTGGGGATCTGGCGCTTTGGCACTTTCCAAATGGCTCTATTTGTGCCCCTGTTGAGGAAGTTAAACCAATAGTGGAAACATTGAAGCATGTTAAACAAGAAGGTACTTCTGAAGGTCATGTTGGTTTGAAACTTGGAATCAGGAAGAATAGCAATGGTTTCTGGGAAGTAAGCAAACCTGAAGATATAAATACCTCTTCTGGTAATAGATTGCAGGGAAAGTTAGAGAATCATGAGCCAAAAGTTATCCCAATGAGTAGCAGTGGCACTGGAAGTGGTAGGGATGGTGAAGATCCAAGTGTAAATCAGGATGGTGGTGGGACTTTTGATTTTGCTAGCAATGGAATTGAGCTTGATTCTATATCATTGAATCTTGATCCAACATATGGATTTACTGACCCAAATCCATCTGCACCAATTGCAAATCcaaattttattgttcttaGTGATTCAGAAGATGAAAATGACCTACTAATATCGCCTGGGAATGTATACAGGGAAAATCAAACTGATGCTGGTGGCGTTAATTTTTCAATACCCCCTACTGGATATGTTGATAACTTTCCTGATACTTTGGGTTCTATAGGTGCTGGTGGGAATTCTTGCTTGGGTCTCTTTGCTGCCAATGATAATGATTTTGGAATGCCCCTCTGGTCATTACCTTCTGGAACCCAAGGTTCCCCAGGTTTTCAGCTATTCACTTCAAATGCAGATGTTCCAGACACCTTGGTGGATCTACAGCATGGTCCCATTAACTGTCAGACACAGATGAATGGCTATACATTGGCTCCGGACACTGCAATGGAACCTTCATCTCTGGTCCCAGATTCTTCTATTGGTCAGCCTGCTGCTGACCTCAGTGATGGTTTAGTTGACAATCCCTTGGCATTTGATAGGGAAGATCCGTCTCTTCAAATATTTCTTCCAACAAGGCCTTCAGATGTGTCAGTGCAATCTGATTTGGGAGACCAAGCCGATGTGTCAAATGGTATCCGCACTGACGATTGGATCTCTCTTAGCCTTGGGGGCGGTGCCATTGGTGGTCACAGTGAACCACCCGCTGCAAATGGATTAAATGCAAGGCAGCCAGTACAGTCTGGAGAAGGTGCCGTGGATTCTGTGGCTGACACTGGTTTGTTCCCTTGTTCTTTTAAGAGTTACAacattgttgaaattttagataTGATCATTACAGATTAA
- the LOC123208196 gene encoding proteasome subunit beta type-4-like yields the protein MESNQATHGLMGSNDNIQRTQYPYVTGTSVVALKYKDGILMAADMGGSYGSTLRYKTVDRLKPVGKHSLLGASGEISDFQEILRYLDELTLYDNMWDDGNSLGPKEVHNYLTRVMYNRRNKFDPLWNSLVLGGVKKGQKYLGMVSMIGVNFEDNHVATGFGNHLARPILRDEWHENLSFEDGVKLLEKCMRVLLYRDRSAVNKLQIAKITEEGVTISQPYSLKTFWGFSAFENPTVGAEGSW from the exons ATGGAATCTAACCAAGCCACACACGGCCTTATGGGTTCGAACGACAACATTCAGAGAACTCA GTATCCATATGTGACTGGTACATCCGTAGTAGCTTTGAAGTACAAAGATGGGATTTTGATGGCCGCTGACATGGGAG GTTCCTATGGGTCCACATTGCGATACAAGACTGTGGATCGGTTGAAGCCAGTTGGAAAGCATTCTCTTCTTGGTGCAAGTGGAGAGATAAGTGATTTTCAGGAGATTTTGCGATATCTTGATGAGCTTAC CCTGTATGACAATATGTGGGATGATGGAAACTCTTTGGGGCCTAAAGAAGTGCACAACTATTTAACCAGGGTCATGTATAACAGGCGTAACAAATTTGACCCTTTGTGGAACTCACTTGTGCTTGGCGGAGTGAAAAAGGGACAGAAGTATCTTGGGATG GTCTCGATGATTGGGGTCAACTTCGAGGATAACCATGTAGCAACTGGGTTTGGGAATCACCTTGCACGACCAATCCTTCGTGATGAGTGGCATGAGAATTTGAGCTTTGAAGATGGTGTCAAGTTACTTGAAAAGTGCATGCGTGTGCTCCTCTATCGCGATAGATCTGCTGTCAATAAATTGCAG ATTGCTAAGATCACTGAAGAAGGTGTGACAATATCCCAGCCTTACTCACTGAAGACCTTCTGGGGATTCTCTGCTTTTGAGAATCCAACAGTGGGTGCTGAGGGGTCATGGTAA